From Tripterygium wilfordii isolate XIE 37 chromosome 13, ASM1340144v1, whole genome shotgun sequence, the proteins below share one genomic window:
- the LOC120012807 gene encoding calcium-binding protein CP1-like — MCPSCRIVREEPRLGPDFRAAFDVLDSDRDGKISREDLQNFYGRIYGGSGAEEDVIGSMMTAADVNRDGFVEYEEFTCVLRAKERSDREMMEEAFKVMDVDGDGKVSHEDLKRYMERAGLDANDEDIKAMIRLGGGDGTEGVTYHSLLKILAMDN, encoded by the coding sequence ATGTGTCCGTCCTGTAGAATCGTACGCGAAGAGCCCCGACTCGGACCAGACTTCAGAGCAGCGTTCGACGTTCTCGATTCCGACCGGGATGGGAAGATAAGCCGCGAAGATCTCCAAAACTTCTACGGCAGGATCTATGGCGGCAGCGGTGCGGAGGAAGATGTGATAGGGTCGATGATGACGGCGGCGGATGTGAACAGGGACGGATTTGTGGAATACGAGGAGTTCACATGTGTTTTAAGAGCGAAGGAGAGATCAGACAGGGAAATGATGGAGGAGGCGTTTAAGGTGATGGATGTGGACGGTGACGGCAAAGTGAGCCATGAAGATTTGAAGCGGTATATGGAGCGTGCCGGGTTGGATGCAAATGATGAAGATATCAAGGCCATGATCAGATTGGGAGGTGGTGATGGTACGGAAGGCGTGACATATCATAGTCTGCTTAAGATCTTAGCCATGGATAACTAG